A region from the Lolium perenne isolate Kyuss_39 chromosome 4, Kyuss_2.0, whole genome shotgun sequence genome encodes:
- the LOC127294018 gene encoding uncharacterized protein isoform X2, giving the protein MICHPLGLHGGRDVRWLVLVFVFFATSLKKLQKDELLLLIPRRSALPNLVRVFHLAALGSIGRSCKGEFQRWQLYPGACEDKPVMANQFSAFISREGGRKYSTVLHPGKPDLPKGTNISGIGSWDWNLSGQKSTYHALYPRAWTVYDGEPDPDLKIVCRQISPIIPHNYQESSYPAAVFTFTVTNSGNTAADVTLLFTWANSVGGKSELTGYHSNSSMIEKDGVHGILLHHRTANGQPPVTFSIAAQEKEDVHISECPYFVMSGSSDEFTAKDMWTSVKEHGSFDHLDPVKTSASSRPGTSIGAAIAASVKLAPQATRNVTFSLAWASPEVKFCSGKTYHRRYTKFYGTDVDAAASLAHDAILEHRTWEMKIEEWQNPILQDKRFPAWYPVTLFNELYYLNAGGTIWTDGLPPIQSLTAIGEKKFSLDMSNGETDDDNEMISRTNTATDILHQMASVLERMHASLASNSAIGTTLLQGEENIGQFLYLEGIEYYMWNTYDVHFYASFSLIMLFPKLQLSIQRDFAAAVMMHDPEKLKLLHDGKFAARKVLGAVPHDLGLYDPWFKVNAYTLHNTDRWKDLNPKFVLQVYRDVVATGDKSFARAVWPSVYMAMAYMEQFDKDKDGMIENEDFPDQTYDVWSMAGVSAYCGGLWVAALQAASALAHEVGDKASEELFWNKYEKAKSVYDKLWNGSYFNYDDAGTKVSTSIHADQLAGQWYAKACGLSPIVDKDKSQSALEKIYSFNVMKFKDGKRGAMNGMWPDGTLDMTSMQSREIWPGVTYALAATMIQEGLVEEGFKTAEGVYHAAWSPEGLGYAFQTPESWNNDDGYRSLCYMRPLAIWSIQWALSTPKLHKEPETDVTQDSFPKNQFSYARVAKLLQLPEDDSSKSYLRVLYEIVRSRFSS; this is encoded by the exons GCCTTTATTTCCCGCGAAGGCGGTAGAAAATACTCGACAGTGTTGCATCCTGGGAAACCGGATCTGCCAAA AGGAACTAACATTTCAGGGATTGGATCCTGGGACTGGAACCTGAGTGGACAGAAATCTACGTATCATGCACTTTACCCTAGGGCCTGGACTGTTTATGATG GAGAACCTGACCCGGATCTCAAGATAGTGTGCCGTCAGATTTCTCCAATTATTCCACACAATTATCAAGAAAGCAGCTACCCCGCTGCAGTATTCACTTTCACA GTAACAAATTCAGGAAACACAGCTGCTGATGTGACTTTGCTTTTCACATGGGCT AACTCTGTTGGTGGAAAATCTGAACTCACAGGCTACCATTCTAATTCGAGCATGAT AGAAAAGGATGGCGTGCATGGTATACTGTTACATCATAG AACTGCCAATGGACAGCCACCAGTAACTTTTTCCATAGCTGCACAAGAGAAAGAGGATGTTCATATCTCCGAATGCCCCTACTTTGTAATGTCTGGAAGCTCTGATGAATTCACAGCAAAAGATATGTGGACTTCAGTGAAAGAG CATGGATCTTTTGACCATCTTGATCCCGTCAAAACATCAGCTTCCTCCAGACCAGGAACATCAATAGGGGCAGCTATTGCAGCTTCAGTTAAGCTTGCTCCCCAGGCAACCCGGAATGTGACATTTTCGCTTGCATGGGCTTCCCCTGAAGTAAAGTTCTGCAGTGGAAAAACCTACCATAG GCGTTATACAAAATTCTACGGCACAGATGTTGATGCAGCAGCAAGCCTTGCCCATGATGCCATTCTTG AACATCGTACGTGGGAAATGAAAATTGAGGAGTGGCAGAATCCTATTCTACAAGACAAGAGGTTTCCTGCATG GTATCCAGTCACACTATTCAATGAACTTTACTATCTTAATGCCGGAGGAACTATATGGACAG ATGGATTGCCACCAATTCAAAGCTTGACAGCCATTGGGGAAAAAAAGTTTTCTCTTGACATGTCAAATGGAGAAACAGATGATGACAATGAGATGATTTCACGGACTAATACTGCCACTGACATTCTTCATCAAATGGCATCAGTACTTGAAAGAATGCATGCATCTCTTGCATCAAATTCTGCCATAGGAACAACTTTGCTTCAGGGGGAAGAGAACATTGGCCAGTTTCTCTACCTTGAGGGAATTGAGTATTATATGTGGAATACATATGATGTTCATTTCTATGCATCATTTTCACTTATCATGCTATTTCCAAAACTTCAACTCAGCATTCAGAGAGACTTTGCCGCTGCTGTCATGATGCACGATCCTGAAAAGCTCAAGCTCTTGCATGATGGAAAATTTGCCGCAAGAAAAGTTCTTGGTGCTGTTCCTCATGATCTTGGTCTATATGACCCATGGTTCAAAGTGAACGCATACACACTCCATAACACAGACCGATGGAAGGACTTGAACCCAAAGTTTGTACTGCAAGTTTACAGAGATGTTGTGGCCACAGGCGATAAATCTTTTGCCCGAGCTGTTTGGCCATCTGTTTATATGGCAATGGCATATATGGAGCAATTTGATAAAGATAAAGATGGGATGATTGAAAATGAGGACTTTCCAGATCAAACTTATGATGTGTGGTCCATGGCTGGTGTAAGCGCATACTGTGGTGGTCTTTGGGTGGCTGCTCTTCAGGCTGCATCGGCTTTGGCACACGAAGTAGGAGATAAAGCTTCCGAAGAGCTTTTCTGGAACAAGTATGAGAAGGCAAAGTCTGTTTATGACAAGCTGTGGAATGGTTCTTACTTCAATTATGATGATGCAGGCACTAAAGTTAGCACCTCAATCCACGCCGATCAGTTGGCTGGACAATG GTATGCTAAAGCCTGTGGTCTCTCTCCAATTGTTGACAAGGACAAGTCACAAAGTGCACTAGAAAAGATATATTCGTTCAACGTAATGAAGTTCAAGGATGGTAAAAGGGGAGCAATGAACGGGATGTGGCCCGATGGCACACTGGACATGACCTCGATGCAATCTAGGGAGATATGGCCAGGCGTGACATATGCGCTTGCTGCAACTATGATTCAAGAAGGCCTGGTTGAGGAGGGTTTCAAAACAGCTGAAGGGGTCTATCATGCTGCGTGGTCTCCAGAAGGACTCGG ATACGCGTTCCAAACTCCTGAATCGTGGAACAATGATGATGGGTACCGGTCCTTGTGCTACATGCGCCCGCTTGCCATATGGTCGATACAGTGGGCGCTCTCAACACCAAAGCTCCACAAGGAGCCTGAGACAGATGTAACACAAGACTCTTTTCCGAAGAACCAGTTCTCGTATGCACGCGTTGCGAAGCTCCTGCAGCTACCCGAAGACGATTCGTCCAAGAGTTACCTTCGAGTGTTGTATGAGATAGTCCGGAGTAGGTTTAGTTCATGA